The window AGCGAATACCTCGTCCCATAGAGAAACCTTTCGTGTTTTCTCTTTTAACTCCTTATGAAGGTCATCCAACGAAGAGCAGCCTGAAAGAATCTCCAAGAAATCGTCAGCAGATAGCAGTTTGTCAGTCGGCCAATATTGGACCGAACCGGTCACAATATGTATCAAGTCTTCAAATAGCGTTAATTCTAATGGGTGATGAAGAGCGGACGCTATTTTCCCTATTTGTCCTTCGATCTTCTGGACACTGTCTTGGATTCCTTGGTCATCTAAGAAAGGAGCTATGGAGTCCCACCAATCGAACCCCTTGACTTCGATCATGGCGCGGTTAATGAAGGCTCGCAATTGCTGCTCAATGTGAGCTAGAATAGGGTATGCTTTCTGTCGAATCTCGTCGCCAGCTTCATCACGTAAACGGATGCACGAATAGCGATTTACGAACTCCTTATTGATCCGATTGTGACAAGCATCTACATCTTCCAGAGAACCCCGAATAGACAGCTTAAAGTGTTGGGAGGTTGTCTGGATAACATTCCAATCTACGCTTGACGTATGCTTGCCTAAGGTCTTAGCAATATCTTTCTCTAATGCGTCGCGGTCGATTTGTGTTCCATCGATCAGAAATTCCAATAAATAGGAGATGATTTCGGACATCTTATTTTGCACTCCCAATAAACTTAATATCCTCGTTCGTTAGGCCATAAAGCTCATAGACCAGCGCATTCAGCTCCTGCTCCCGTTTCGCAATTGTGGGCCCAAGGGTAAATAAAAGACCTCGGAGCCTTTTCATAACCTTAAAATACCGAAAGTGAAGACGCACCCTATCTCGCTCATTCCACAACTCAAACCAAAGCTTGTTTGAGTGGTCAAAGTACCCTCTATCAGTACTCATAGAAGACCACTTCCAGCTAGTCCCTGGTATTCAAAATAGACACTCCTACCCCGTCGTCCAGAGTTTTTCATTGCAGTTACTAGTTTATAAGGTTACACATCCCCGGACAAGCACGCAAGACAGACGTGCAGGAAGTGTGTTCTTCGAACAAACATTGGGGCAGGAGCGGGCAGGTTCTAGATCGTTAATCATGCTCGTTGCGCCTTCTCCAGCGCTTTTTACCGATTCCGCTTCTTCCGGAGTGGTGCACTGCGGCCTACTTGGTAATTTAGTTCGGCTGCCATTATTTCAGTAGCTTCCTCTCCGGTCAGATTGGCGTCGGTTATTGAGGAGAACATCCGGATTGAACATCGAATGCCAGCGTCAAAGAAAAGAACCGAGGCGGTCCTCCCCCGGTTCTAACGGTACAGCTGGTGGAGGTGGCGGGAGTCGAACCCGCGTCCGAAGATACCTCTGGTCGGCGTCTACAAGCTTAGGATCGTGTTTTCATCTCGATGAGCGGGCTCCCACGACCCGGATCCCGCTCATCCAGCTTCCGTTGGTTTCATCGCGCCCGCGGGAAGCGCGCAAGCGCGATATACCCGCTTAGTCGACGCCTAAATGGAGCCCGCGGGAAGCTCCATCAGACGTCCTTCCCTAGTTGAGGGAAGGAGTAGCGAATGCGTAATCCGCAGTTATTGTTTGGTTTTGCCGGTTTTAGGAGTCGGCAACGCTCCGCTTGCAGCCTCGCTTCGGTACCTCCGTCGATGCCATTCACCCCCATGTCAATGATCCAGCGAAATTATAGCACGAACGGTCGTGATTGGCAATATCAAAGGGATTTGCGCTATTCTTATCAAGGATGCGCTACTCGATCATCGACGTTGGGCTCGCGTTCGCAGCGGGGATCGGGATCAGCCTGGCCCTCCCCGCGCTCGATCCCCGTGCCGTCTTCTTAGCGGCGGCCGGGACGGCGATCATCGCCGTTCTCGGTGCTCACTGGCGACGGGGATTCCTCGTCCTCCTCCTCGTCGCCGTCGCGCTCCTCGGGGGGTTGCGCGAGCAGACGACCCGCCTTCCGCTCTCCCGCCTCTATGCCCTCGCCCCCTCCCTGCGCGCGGTCGAGGGAACAATCGTCTCCTACCCGCGCATCGGGGACGGGTACGTGAGCTTCGTCCTCGCCCCAACCCATATCCCCGGCCGGATTAAGGTGACTTGGTTCCTGAACGGAGATCGATACGAGAAGGTCCTGTACGGGGACCGGGTCAAGGTCAGGGGGAAGGGGCGCATTCCGCCTCGGTTTCCCGACTTCGACTACCGTGCCTACCTCGCCCGCCAGGGGATCTTCGCTACGTTTGCGGTCGACACACCGGACGGGGTGACCCGGCTCGGGGTAGGGGGAAACCGGCTGGTGCGGACGGGGGACTCGCTGCGCCAGCGACTCCTGTGCCGGCTCGACGCGGTCCTTCCCCCGGAGGAGGCGGGGCTCGCCCACGGACTTTTGTTCGGAGACCGAAGCGCCCTTTCCGACTCCCTTTCCTCCGCGTTTCGCCGTACCGGGCTGATGCACCTCCTCGCTGTCTCCGGCCTCCACCTCGGGATTCTGCTTGCCGGGATCTGGTTCTTGTTGCGCATGTGCGGTCTGCGCCCTGCTGTTACGTACCCGCTCGTCGGGCTCGTGGTCGGGTTCGCCCTGTGGGTGATCGGTCCGCGGGTGAGCCTGGTAAGGGCTGCACTCCTGTTCGCGTTCCTCGGGTTGGGGAGCGTCCTTGCCGACCTCGGGTTGATCCTGCGCCGGTGGGTTAACCCGTTCTGTGCCCTCGCCGCCGCTGGAGTGGTCATCCTCGCCCTCCGCCCGACGGAGCTCGTGAGCGTCGGGTTCCAGCTGAGCTTCGGTGCGACGGCTGCGATCCTCGCCGCGTTCTCCCCTGGATTCACC of the Candidatus Bipolaricaulota bacterium genome contains:
- a CDS encoding ComEC family competence protein → MRYSIIDVGLAFAAGIGISLALPALDPRAVFLAAAGTAIIAVLGAHWRRGFLVLLLVAVALLGGLREQTTRLPLSRLYALAPSLRAVEGTIVSYPRIGDGYVSFVLAPTHIPGRIKVTWFLNGDRYEKVLYGDRVKVRGKGRIPPRFPDFDYRAYLARQGIFATFAVDTPDGVTRLGVGGNRLVRTGDSLRQRLLCRLDAVLPPEEAGLAHGLLFGDRSALSDSLSSAFRRTGLMHLLAVSGLHLGILLAGIWFLLRMCGLRPAVTYPLVGLVVGFALWVIGPRVSLVRAALLFAFLGLGSVLADLGLILRRWVNPFCALAAAGVVILALRPTELVSVGFQLSFGATAAILAAFSPGFTVTEWVDGVTSRLPGWTRPVGRYLLLLLITSAAAQAGTAPFLAYHFGTIYPLSLVGNLAAIPLATLALWTGLFTLILSPTPLFPLLGRLFAGILDGLIRVVERLAALPGASLPVSGWVGVWIGGMVVYFLLVAIYWRDRSSCTSYSTSITSSAPARFREGMK